TTACCAGTGGAACCAGTAGGTTACCTAGGTGGTAAACCAAATGTTGATTTAGGAAATGTTCCAGTTATGCTTTCACCACTTGAAGTATTAGATGGTGGTATTCATGCATTAACTTGTATTGGACCTGCTTCAAAAGAATGCTCAAGACATTATTGGAGAGAACCTCTTGTAATGGAATGCATGAAGGATGAAGAATTAGATTTATGTGGAGTTATATTTGTAGGAAGCCCACAAATCAACAGTGAAAAATTCTATGTATCAGAAAGAATGGGTATGATGGTAGAAGCTTTAGATGTTAATGGTGCTTTTGTTACAACTGAAGGTTTTGGAAACAATCACATTGACTTTGCAAGCCATGTAGAACAAATAGGTATGAGAGGAATACCATGTGTAGCATTCTCATTCTGTGCAGTTCAAGGTGCTTTAGTTGTTGGTAATAAATATATGAAATACATGATAGATAACAACAAATCAGAAGGTGGAATAGAAAACGAAGTTCTAGAATGCAACACATTATGTCCAGAAGATGCTATAAGAGGCGTTGAAATGCTTAAAGCTGCTATGGCTGGAGAAGATGTTAAAAAGCCAGAAAGAGCTTGGAATGCAAATGTTAAAGAAAATAACTTAGAATTAATAGAAAAAGCTGAAAATGTAAAAATAGAAAGAGCTTTAAATGAAACTTCAATACCAATGAGTGAGAAGAGAAAAGAAAAATATAGCACAAAGTAGGGATATAAATGAATTTAAAATACGGTGATAAGATTATAGAAATGGAAGGTGTTATCGTAGAAGTATCCGATGGTGCAGTTGCTATAGATTTTAAAGGAAGACTTGGCTATTTAAAAATACCAAAGAGAATGATAATATCCGACTATGAACTTCAAGTTGGTCAAGAGATTGGACTTAATATGAGCTTTGTAGAAGTATTATCTGATAAAATAAATGAAAAATACGTAAGTAATTTGGAAATACAAAAAAGACGAGGGCTAAAACCTAAGGATAGATTGAAATAAACAGATAATTTTAAACTAGAAACTTTCATGAATAATAATTTAAACATGAATTGAAGAAAGGAAGGTAAGGTTAAAATGAGTTTAACTATTACAAAAGGTTTACAATCAGAGATATTTGTTCCTATAACTCCAGAACCAGTATGGGCGCCAGTTACAAAGGAATTAAAAGATATGACAGTAGCTATAGCTACAGCATCAGGAGTTCATTTGAAAAAAGATAAAAGATTTAATTTAGCAGGTGACTTCACATATAGATTAATACCAGGAGATGCTAAAACATCAGATATGATGGTATCTCACGGTGGATATGATAACTCAGATGTTAATAAAGACATCAACGCTATGTTTCCACTAGATAGATTAAGAGAGTTAGCAGATGCAGGATTTATAAAAGCAGTTGCTCCAACTCATGTAGGATTCATGGGTGGTGGTGGAAACCAACAAAAATTTAGAGAAGAAACAGGCCCATCTATAGCTAAAATTTTAAAAGATGAAGGTGTAGATGCAGTAATTATGACTGCTGGATGAGGAACTTGTCATAGATCTGCAGTTTTAGTGCAGAGAGCGATTGAAAAAATAGGAATTCCTACAATAATAATAGCTGCCCTTCCACCGGTTGTTAGACAAACTGGTACACCAAGAGCAGTTGCACCAAGAGTTCCAATGGGAGCTAATGCAGGAGAACCTAATAATGTAGAAATGCAAACAGCAATAGTAAAAGACACATTAGAACAATTAATTAAGATTCCTTCAGCAGGAAAAATAGTTCCATTGCCATATGAATATATAGCAAAAGTTTAGTTTAGTTTTATTATTTAAAAAATAAAAAATGCAATAATGAAGTGCAGTTTTCTGAACTCATTATTGCATTTACTTTAATATAAAATATTAATAAAGCTTTTTGTTTCGAAAGTTTTTTATGTAATATATTGTAGCATAAGGGGTTGGAAAATTTTCGGAATATATAAAATTTTCCTTGTAAATGTATTGCAAAATCTTATAGGGATTATATATACAATGTAGAGAATTAATGATATAATAGTTACATAATTATCAATATATAAGTTTTTGGGTATAAATGTTAAACCTGTATCAATCGAATGCTTATAAAGTTATTAAAATGGAAAAAGGTGGTGATGCTGGTGGAACAAGAAATAATATTAAGAAGATTAGTTATAAAAGCTTTTCATATTACTAAAGTAGAGTTTTCAGATAAAACTTACATAGATGATAAAACATTATATATAAGAAAAGATATACTGGATGGAATATTAGATCATGAAGATATGGAAGGACAAGAACTAATAGATAAAATTGATTTAAATATTATAAATCCACAGGAAAGACATAAATTTGTAAACTCTATAATGGATTTTTCTCCAGTAGCTACTAAAGTTTTAGGTGTTTTAGGAGAAGGCATAACTCACGTGTTAACAGGGGTACAAGTAATGCTAACAGGAGCAGAAGAATGTGGTATTCAGGTAGCTGAATTTGGTTCCTCAGAGGGAATGTTAGACAAGCAGGTGGTTTTTGGAAGAAGAGGAACTCCGGCAGAGAATGATATAATTATTCATATAGATGTTACGTTAAAAAATGGACAAGCTACAAATAGACCAGGACCTATGGCAGCTCATAGAGTGTGCGACATAATAATACAAGAAATAAGAAATTATCTTAAAAAAATTAATGGTAGATATTGTGATGAAAAACATGAATATTTCGATAAAATAAGATCAGGTAAGAAAAAGGTTGTAATTGTTAAACAAGTTGCAGGTCAAGGTTGTATGTATGATACAGGTCTATTTGCTAGAGAACCTGGTGGTCATATAGGATGTAAATCTATAATAGATATGGGTAATATGCCAGTTGTTGTAAGTCCTAATGAATATAGGGACGGCATATTAAGAGCAATGAATTAAGGGGTGATATTTTATGGGTATAGGACCATCTACTAAAGAAACAACATTACATCATTTTAGAGATCCTTTAGTAGAAATAGTTTCTAATGATGGAGATATAGACTTATTAGGAATTATAGTTGCAGGTACACCTCAAGCAAATGAAGAAAAGGTATTCACAGGAAAAAGGATAGGAGTTTGGACAGAGGCTATGAGAGCTGATGGAGTCATAGTATCTATAGATGGATGGGGTAACAGTAATATAGATTTTGCCTCAGCTTTAGAAGCTATAGGTAAAAGGGATATACCAGTAGTTGGAATGAGTTTTGTAGGAACTCAAGCTCAATTTGTTGTTACAAATGAATTTATGGATACAGTTGTTGATTTTAATAAATCAAAAGAAGGTATAGAAACTGAGGTTGTAGGAGAAAACAATGTTATGCCAATAGATGCTAAAAAAGCTTTAGCATTTTTAAAATTAAAGATGAAAAGAAAACAAAATCAAGGAGGATTTAAATAATGAGAGCAATAAAAACAATTCAAACTATTGAATCTCACACAATGGGAGAACCAACAAGAATAGTAATAGGAGGACTTCCAAAGGTTCCAGGAAAGACAATGGCAGAAAAAATGGAATATTTAGAAGAAAACAATGATAGTTTAAGAACAATGCTTATGTCAGAACCAAGAGGACATAATGATATGTTTGGTGCTATTTACACAGAACCAGCTGATGAAACAGCAGATTTAGGTATTATATTCATGGATGGTGGTGGATACCTTAACATGTGTGGACATGGTTCAATAGGTGCAGCTACATGTGCAGTTGAAATGGGAATAGTAAAAGTAGAAGAGCCATATACAAACATAAAATTAGAAGCTCCAGCAGGAATGATTAATGCTAGAGTAAAAGTTGAAGATGGAAAAGCTAAAGAAACTTCAATTGTGAATGTTCCAGCTTTCTTATATAAAAAAGATGTAGAAATTGATGTACCTGATTATGGAAAACTTACATTAGATATATCTTTTGGCGGAAGTTTCTTTGCAATGGTAGATGCTGAAAAAATTGGAATAGACATTTCACCAGCTAACTCTCAAAAAATAAATGACTTAGGAATGAAAATTGTTCATGCAGTTAATGAACAAGTTGAAATCAAACATCCAGTATTAGAACATATAAAAACAGTTGATCTTTGTGAGTTCTACGGACCTGCAAAAAGCGAAGATGCAGATGTACAAAATGTAGTTGTATTTGGTCAAGGTCAAATAGATAGATCACCTTGTGGAACTGGTACAAGTGCTAAAATGGCGTTACTATATGCTGAAGGAAAAATGAAAGTAGGAGAAGAAATTGTAAATGAAAGTATCATTTGCACTAAATTTAAAGGAAAAATATTAGAAGAAACTAAAGTCGCAGAATACGATGCTATAATACCAGAAATAACTGGTAGCGCATATGTTACTGGATTCTCTCAATTCTTAGTAGATGAAGAAGATCCTGTTAAATATGGATTTGTATTAAAATAATATCAAATATTTTGCATAAGTAGAAAAATAAATGACAATTATTTTTTAGTTAAAACATAAAATAATTGTATAAAAATATAGAAGTATAATGCAGGTTGTTTATTTTATTAAATAAAGAAGTATTATGCAATGTTTACTTAAAGATGGGCTCAATGTTTGTTGCATGGAGCCTATCTTTTTTTATAAAAATATAAAATAAACCATAATTTAATTAAAATTTTTAAAATAAAAAGGGGGAGGTATTAAAAAATTAAATAAGATTTTGTAATAATAAGTGGAACAGCTTTTGGGTGGACTAATAAAGTTCCATAATAATAGGGTAAGCATCTTAGAGTTACACAAATAAAATCCTATAATAATGGAGTAAATACTTTAAATTCGACAAAATAAAAATTCATAATAATGGGGGAGCATCCTTGGATTAGACAAAATAAGTTCTAATTTTTAAATAACAAGGAGGGCGTATTATGATAGTGAAAATTGTTTTTGGGATTT
Above is a window of Clostridium sporogenes DNA encoding:
- the prdD gene encoding proline reductase cluster protein PrdD; translation: MEQEIILRRLVIKAFHITKVEFSDKTYIDDKTLYIRKDILDGILDHEDMEGQELIDKIDLNIINPQERHKFVNSIMDFSPVATKVLGVLGEGITHVLTGVQVMLTGAEECGIQVAEFGSSEGMLDKQVVFGRRGTPAENDIIIHIDVTLKNGQATNRPGPMAAHRVCDIIIQEIRNYLKKINGRYCDEKHEYFDKIRSGKKKVVIVKQVAGQGCMYDTGLFAREPGGHIGCKSIIDMGNMPVVVSPNEYRDGILRAMN
- the prdB gene encoding D-proline reductase (dithiol) protein PrdB; amino-acid sequence: MSLTITKGLQSEIFVPITPEPVWAPVTKELKDMTVAIATASGVHLKKDKRFNLAGDFTYRLIPGDAKTSDMMVSHGGYDNSDVNKDINAMFPLDRLRELADAGFIKAVAPTHVGFMGGGGNQQKFREETGPSIAKILKDEGVDAVIMTAGUGTCHRSAVLVQRAIEKIGIPTIIIAALPPVVRQTGTPRAVAPRVPMGANAGEPNNVEMQTAIVKDTLEQLIKIPSAGKIVPLPYEYIAKV
- a CDS encoding glycine/sarcosine/betaine reductase component B subunit, producing the protein MGIGPSTKETTLHHFRDPLVEIVSNDGDIDLLGIIVAGTPQANEEKVFTGKRIGVWTEAMRADGVIVSIDGWGNSNIDFASALEAIGKRDIPVVGMSFVGTQAQFVVTNEFMDTVVDFNKSKEGIETEVVGENNVMPIDAKKALAFLKLKMKRKQNQGGFK
- a CDS encoding proline racemase gives rise to the protein MRAIKTIQTIESHTMGEPTRIVIGGLPKVPGKTMAEKMEYLEENNDSLRTMLMSEPRGHNDMFGAIYTEPADETADLGIIFMDGGGYLNMCGHGSIGAATCAVEMGIVKVEEPYTNIKLEAPAGMINARVKVEDGKAKETSIVNVPAFLYKKDVEIDVPDYGKLTLDISFGGSFFAMVDAEKIGIDISPANSQKINDLGMKIVHAVNEQVEIKHPVLEHIKTVDLCEFYGPAKSEDADVQNVVVFGQGQIDRSPCGTGTSAKMALLYAEGKMKVGEEIVNESIICTKFKGKILEETKVAEYDAIIPEITGSAYVTGFSQFLVDEEDPVKYGFVLK